In one Mucilaginibacter sp. PAMB04168 genomic region, the following are encoded:
- a CDS encoding prolipoprotein diacylglyceryl transferase family protein encodes MHFPFNIPLGDSVIPIHFLLETLAYAVGYRYYVYLRKHQPDTISDHNRLIIFIGAAAGAFLGSHILGVLENPAKLLRTNLIYFMGNTTIIGGLLGGLIGVELIKKQIGVKVSSGDLMVYPIVLSMMIGRTGCFLAGLEDGTYGIASSLPWAINFGDGIYRHPTNLYEILFWLILGLSLSAIERKYQFADGYRFKLLMVAYLGFRFCIEFIKPAYFFNFGLSVLQLACLAGLAYYYKVFVYPSKITKTYA; translated from the coding sequence TTGCATTTTCCGTTCAACATACCGCTTGGTGATTCGGTTATACCCATTCACTTTTTGTTAGAAACACTGGCTTATGCCGTTGGTTACCGTTATTATGTGTACTTAAGGAAACATCAGCCCGATACCATTAGCGATCATAACCGGCTTATTATTTTTATAGGCGCCGCCGCAGGCGCTTTTTTAGGTTCGCATATTTTGGGGGTGTTAGAGAATCCCGCTAAGTTGCTCCGTACCAATCTGATTTACTTTATGGGAAACACTACTATTATCGGAGGCTTGTTAGGCGGACTAATAGGAGTGGAGCTTATTAAAAAGCAAATCGGCGTTAAAGTTTCATCCGGAGATTTAATGGTTTATCCCATTGTGCTGAGCATGATGATTGGTCGTACCGGATGCTTTTTAGCCGGGCTTGAAGATGGTACCTATGGCATTGCAAGCAGTTTGCCCTGGGCTATCAACTTTGGTGATGGCATTTACCGTCATCCTACCAATTTGTACGAAATACTGTTTTGGCTCATACTAGGATTGAGTTTAAGTGCCATTGAACGTAAATATCAATTTGCAGATGGCTATCGTTTTAAATTATTGATGGTTGCCTATTTGGGCTTCCGCTTTTGTATAGAATTTATAAAGCCGGCTTATTTCTTTAACTTCGGACTATCGGTTCTGCAATTGGCCTGCCTTGCTGGTTTGGCCTATTACTATAAAGTGTTTGTATATCCTTCAAAAATAACGAAAACCTATGCCTGA